AACAAGACCGTGAGCACCCACAAGGCGCGCCTGATGCAGAAGCTCGGAGCGAACTCGATGGCCGATCTGGTGCGCTATGCGATGGAGCACCGCCTGGTCTGATCGGGCGCTTCTGCAACACGCCTACTGTATGCCGGCGCAGGGTGGATGAGGCTCTTTTCATCCACCGTTGCGATAGCGGTACACCTGCATTGCTGGACATGAAAAGCGGTGTCCAACCTACCCATGGATTACCCATGGGGCATCTTCGATAACCGATGCAATCACTCGGAATTTGTAGGGCGATTCCTACAGAAGATTCTCCTCGCGCCTGATAACAGCCTGTCATCCCGCCCGATTTTTCACCCGTTCCCGCCAACCTACTCTTGAGTCATCGGCCTGAGACAAGAACAAGGGTGTGGTGTGATGGCAAACGATGTACTGGTGAGCTTCCGCGGTGTGCAGAAGAGCTATGACGGCGAGACGCTGATCGTCAAGGATCTCAACCTGGATATCCGCAAGGGCGAGTTCCTGACCCTGCTCGGCCCGTCCGGGTCCGGCAAGACCACCAGCCTGATGATGCTGGCCGGGTTCGAAACTCCGACCGCCGGCGAGATTCTGCTCGATGGTCGCTCCCTGAACAAACTGCCGCCGCACAAGCGCGACATCGGCATGGTGTTCCAGAACTACGCGCTGTTCCCGCACATGACCGTGGCCGAGAACCTGGCGTTCCCCCTGAGCGTACGCGGCATGTCGCGCACCGACATCAGCGAGCGGGTCAAGCGTGCCCTGTCCATGGTGCAGCTCGACAGCTTCCGCAATCGCTATCCAGGCCAGCTCTCCGGTGGCCAGCAGCAGCGTGTGGCGCTGGCCCGTGCGCTGGTGTTCGAACCGCAGCTGGTGCTGATGGACGAACCCCTCGGTGCGCTGGACAAGCAGCTGCGCGAGCACATGCAGATGGAGATCAAGCACCTGCACCAGCGCCTGGGCGTGACGGTGGTGTACGTGACCCACGACCAGGGCGAGGCGCTGACCATGTCCGACCGCGTGGCCGTATTCCATCAGGGCGAGATCCAGCAGATCGCCCCGCCACGCGAACTCTACGAAGCGCCGCACAACACCTTCGTCGCCCAGTTCATCGGTGAGAACAACCGCCTTCCGGGCGAGCTGGTCAGCCGCGATGGCGACCAGTGCGTGGTGCGTCTGGCGCGTGGCGAGGAAGTCCGTGCCATGGCGGTCAACGTCGGCGCCGTGGGCGAGGCGGTGAGCCTGTCGATCCGCCCCGAGCGCATTCGCATCAACGGTGCCAGCGAGAGCTGCCCCAACCGTTTCTCCGGGCGCATCGCCGAGTTCATCTACCTGGGTGATCACGTGCGTATCCGCATGGAGGTCTGCGGCAAGTCCGATTTCTACGTCAAGCAACCCGTGGCCGAGCTCGATCCGGAGCTGGCGGTTGGTGACCTGGTTCCGCTCGGCTGGTCTGTCGAGCATGTCCGCGCGCTCGACCCACTCCAAGCCGAGTGAGCGTTTCGCGCAGTGCTTCACCTTTACCCCGTAACACAGAGGAGCTGATAAGAATGAAGAAATCCCTGAAGCTGGCGGCATTGGCCCTGGGCGTAAGCTGCGCCATGCCGGCATTGGCGGTGGATCTGACAGCGGTTTCCTTCGGCGGCGCGAACAAGGCGGCGCAGATCAAGGCGTTCTACGAACCTTTCGAGAAGGAAACCGGCAACAAGGTGCTGGGCGGCGAATACAACGGTGAAATGGCCAAGGTCAAAGCCATGGTCGATACCCGCAGTGTGAGCTGGGATCTGGTGGAAGTGGAGTCGCCGGAGCTGGCCCGCGGTTGTGACGAAGGCCTGTTCGAAGAACTCGACCCGGCGCTGTTCGGCGATGAGGACAATTTCATCGAAGGTGCCATCCAGCCGTGCGGCGTGGGTTTCTTCGTCTGGTCCACGGTACTGGCCTACAACGCTGACAAGCTCAGTGTCGCGCCGACCGGTTGGGCCGACTTCTGGGACGTGAACAAATTCCCGGGCAAGCGCGGCCTGCGCAAGGGCGCCAAGTACACCCTGGAGTTCGCTCTGATGGCCGACGGTGTGCCGGTCAAGGACGTGTACAAGGTGCTGGCCACCAAGGAAGGCCAGGACCGTGCGTTCAAGAAGCTCGATGAACTCAAACCCAGCATCCAGTGGTGGGAAGCCGGTGCCCAGCCGCCGCAGTACCTGGTGTCCGGTGACGTGGTGATGAGCTCCGCCTACAACGGCCGTATCGCCGCGGTGCAGGGCGAGAGCAACCTGCAGGTGGTGTGGAGCGGCGGTATCTACGACTTCGACTCCTGGGCCATCCCGCGTGGAGCCAAGAACGTGGAACTGGCGAAGAAGTTCGCCGCCTTCACCGTTCAGCCCGAAGCGCAGAAGAGCTACTCGGAGAACATCGCCTACGGTCCGGCCAACAAGCAGGCCATCGACCTGCTGGCACCGGAGCGTCTGAGCCTGATGCCGACCACGCCGGAAAACATCGCCAACCAGGTCGCCATCGACGTGACCTTCTGGGCTGACTACGGCGAGCAGCTGGAGCAACGTTTCAACGCCTGGGCTGCGCGTTAAGTCGCCTATCCGGCCCCGCCCTGCGGCGGGGTCGTCTGAATTTTCTTCTTGCTTGCGGAGTTGTCCATGGCCGCCGTACTGCCTGCCAGCGAATTGCCCGGGTCGAACCTGAAGCAGCGTCTGGCCCGTGCCGAGCGTTTCAACCGCCTGAAATCCAAGGCGTTGATCCTGCCGCTGTTGCTGTTCCTCCTGCTGACTTTCCTGCTGCCCATCGGCGCGCTGCTCATGCGCAGCATGGACAACCCGGAAGTGGTCGGCAGTCTGCCGCGTACCGTCGAGGCGATCGCCGTCTGGGATGGCCGCGGTCTGCCGGATGAGTCGGTGTACCAGGCCATTGCCGCGGACATCGTCGAGGCGCGCCGCAATCAGAGCCTGGGCGATCTGTCCAAGCGCCTGAACATGGAGCTGGCCGGGTTCCGCAGCCTGGTCAGCAGCACCGCACGCAAGCTGCCGCTGCGCGAGGAGCCGGCCTCCTATCAGGAAGCCTTCCTCGATCTGGACGAGCGCTGGGGCGACCCCGCCTACTGGCAGGTGATCCGCCGTAATGCGTCGTCGGTGACGCCGTACTACCTGCTGGCCGCACTCGATCATCGCATCGACGACCTCGGCGAACTGGCCAAGGCCACGCCGGATCAGGCCATCTACCTGGATATCTTCGCCCGCACCTTCTGGATGAGCCTGGTGATCACCGTCATCTGCCTGGTGCTGGCCTACCCCCTGGCCTATCTGCTGGCCAACCTGCCGACCCGTCAGGGCAACCTGCTGATGATTCTGGTGCTGTTGCCGTTCTGGACCTCGATTCTGGTACGTGTGGCGGCCTGGATCGTGCTGTTGCAGTCGGGCGGTCTGATCAACAGCGCGCTGATGTCGCTGGGCATCATCGAGCAACCGCTGCAGCTGGTGTTCAACCGCAGCGGCGTATACGTGGCGATGGTGCACATCATGCTGCCGTTCATGATCCTGCCGATCTACAGCGTGATGAAGGGCATCTCGCCCAGCTACATGCGTGCGGCGGTATCGCTCGGCTGTCACCCGTTCGCCAGCTTCTGGCGGGTGTATTTCCCGCAGACTCTGGCCGGTGTCGGCGCCGGGTGCCTGCTGGTGTTCATCCTGTCCATCGGCTACTACATCACCCCGGCGCTGTTGGGCAGCCCGAACGACCAGATGATCAGCTACTTCGTCGCCTTCTACACCAACACCACCATCAACTGGGGCATGGCCACCGCTCTTGGCGGCCTGCTGCTGGCCGCGACCCTGGTGCTCTATGTGGTGTACAGCTGGCTGGTCGGCGCCAGCAAGCTGAGGCTTGGCTAAAACACGGTCTGCGCAGCAGGCCATCTGATGACCCTCTCCCATTCAGGGGAGAGGGTGGCTTTTTACCTGCCTTCTCCCCCAACCCCTCTCCCGCAAGCGGCAGAGGGGGGCTAAAAGCTAAATGGAGTCACAGCATGCTCAGCCCCTACATGTCACCCATCGAGCGTCTCTGGTACTACGGCCTGCGCATCCTCTGCGCCCTGGTACTGCTGTTCCTGATCCTGCCGGTGCTGGTGATCGTGCCGCTGTCGTTCAACTCGGGCACCTTCCTGGTCTATCCGCTGCAGGGCTTTTCGCTGCGCTGGTACGAGGACTTCTTCATGTCTGCGGACTGGATGCGCTCGCTGAAGAACAGCCTGATCGTCGCCCCGGCCGCCACGCTGCTGGCCATGGTGTTCGGCACCCTGGCGGCCATCGGCCTGACCCGTGGCGAGTTCCGTGGCAAGGCGCTGGTGATGAGCCTGCTGATTTCGCCGATGATCGTGCCGGTGGTGATCATCGGTGTCGCCAGCTACCTGTTCTTCGCCCCGCTGGGGCTGGGCAACAGCTACCTGTCGCTGATCCTGGTCCACGCGGTGCTCGGCGTGCCGTTCGTCATCATCACCGTGTCGGCGACCCTGCAGGGCTTCAACCACAACCTGGTGCGCGCTGCCGCCAGCCTCGGCGCCTCGCCGCTGACTGCCTTCCGCCGCGTGACCCTGCCGCTGATCGCGCCGGGGGTGATTTCCGGTGCGCTGTTCGCCTTCGCCACCTCGTTCGACGAAGTGGTGGTGACCCTGTTCCTCGCCGGTCCCGAGCAGGCCACCCTGCCGCGGCAGATGTTCAGCGGTATCCGCGAGAACCTGTCGCCGACCATCGCCGCCGCAGCGACCCTGCTGATCGGCTTCTCCATCCTGTTGCTGCTGACCCTGGAATGGCTGCGCGGGCGTAGCGAGAAGCTGCGCACCTCGACTCCGGAATAAGTTTCGTCGCATCAGGGCAGAAGGCCCCGTCGGGAAACCTGCGGGGCCTTCGTCGTTTCCGGGCGTAGAATGTGCAGTTTCTTCTCTGTAACAGGGCGGCCTGATGGATTTCGATGATCCCGAATTTCGCGAGCTGATCGATGCGCTGCACGATGGCCTCTACATCACCGATGCCGACGGCCTCACCCTCAAGATCAACAGCGCCTACGAGCGGCTGACCGGGCTGCGCAGCGAGGACGTGGTTGGCCGGCACATGCAGGAACTGGTGGAGCAGGGCGTCATCTCGCAGTCGGTATCGCTGCGAGTGCTCAAGGAAGGCAAGGCGCTGTCGCTGATGCAGAGCGTCAGTCAGGGCAAGCGCCTGCTGGTCAGCGGCACGCCGATCTTCTCCGAGGACGGCAAGGTGCGTTACGTGGTCAGCACCGTCCGGGACATGACCGAGCTGTTGCGCATCAAGCACGAACGCGACGAGCTGCAGCAGCTGAAACAGCTGCGCAACAGCACGGCGAAGCTGCACGCCGGTCAGCGCGACGACTTGCTGCATGCCTCTCCCGTGGCCAGCCTGCCGGCGTCAGGACGCGTTTTCGCCCAGGCGCGGCAGGTCGCCAGCAGTGACGTGAAGGTGCTTCTGCAGGGCGAAACCGGTGTTGGCAAGACGCTGATCGCCCAGTACATCCACAAGAGCAGCCCGCGTGCGGCGCAGCCGTTCCTGGCGCTCAACTGCGGCGCGCTGCCGGAGAACCTGATCGAGGCCGAGCTGTTCGGTTACGTCGCGGGCGCCTTCACCGGCGCCGGCCGCAAGGGCAAGCGCGGTCTGCTGGAGCTGGCCAACCAGGGCACGGTGTTTCTGGACGAGATCGGCGATCTGCCGCTGGCATTGCAGGTCAAGCTGCTCAAGGTGATCGAGGAAAGCCGTTTCATCCCGGTCGGCGGGCTGGAGCTGAAAGAGGTGGACGTGCGCATCATCACCGCTACCCACCACGACCTGCGCAGGATGGTCGCCGAAGGGCGCTTCCGGGCCGACCTTTACTACCGACTGAACGTGGTACCTATCCATATTCCCGCTCTGCGCGAGCGGGCCGATGAAATTCAGCCGCTGCTCCAGTTCTATCTTGCCGAATTCAACCAGCGCCATGGGCGCTCGCTGACCTGGGGCCTGGAAGCTCTGGACGCGCTCACCGAATATGCCTGGCCGGGCAACATCCGTGAGTTGATCAACCTGGTCGAGCGCCTTGTGGTTACCTGCGCCGGCGAGACCATCGAGTTGTTCGATCTGCCGGAGGAGGTGCGTACGGCACGCCTCGACGGAGCTGACGACCATCTGCTACCGCTGCGCAAGCAGGTGGAGAATCTGGAACGGCGCCTGATCGGCAAGGCGCTGGTGCAACACAAGACCACCCGCGAGGCCGCCAAAGCGCTTGGCCTCAGCCAGGCGACCCTGGTGCAGAAGATGAAGCGCTGGGAACAGGGTTGATTGAAAAATGGATCGAAACTCGGTCTTCTGATTGATTTATCAATCAGGATCGCGCTGGGCTGGTCTGTGACAAAACGCCGCAAGCCTTCTACGGCAAGGGTTTGCGCGAGCTGGCACAGGAATCGCTAATGGGAGGGCCCGAACCCGTTCAGCGAAACACCGTATAAAAAGGGCCTGCTGATGAGTATTGCTGCATTCAAGATCGCCAATAAGCTGCTGACCGGCCAGGGTGCCGTGGAGCAGCTGGCGCACGAACTGCCCCGCCTGAAGATCGACAATCCACTGATCGTCACCGACGCCATCCTGATCAAATCCGGCACCGTGGATCACGTGCTCAAGCAGCTCGGCGAGCGTGCCTACGGCATCTTCGACGGCGTCGAGCCGGAGCCTGAGATCGCCATCGTCGAAGCCTGCGCCAAGGTCTACCGCGACGGCGGTCATGATGGCCTGATCGGTGTGGGCGGCGGCAGCGCCATCGACATCGCCAAGGCGGTGGCCGGCTACGTCGGTCATGACGGTGCCCTGGAGGAGCTGTTCGGTGTCGACCAGGTCAAGCGCAAGGGCCCGCCGCTGATCGCCATTCCGACCACTGCCGGCACCGGTTCGGAAGTGACCAACGTATCGATCCTGTCCGACAAGAAGGCTCAGCTGAAGAAGGGCATCGTCAGCGACTACCTGCTGCCTGATGTGGCCCTGGTCAGCC
The sequence above is drawn from the Pseudomonas sp. Z8(2022) genome and encodes:
- a CDS encoding ABC transporter ATP-binding protein, whose protein sequence is MANDVLVSFRGVQKSYDGETLIVKDLNLDIRKGEFLTLLGPSGSGKTTSLMMLAGFETPTAGEILLDGRSLNKLPPHKRDIGMVFQNYALFPHMTVAENLAFPLSVRGMSRTDISERVKRALSMVQLDSFRNRYPGQLSGGQQQRVALARALVFEPQLVLMDEPLGALDKQLREHMQMEIKHLHQRLGVTVVYVTHDQGEALTMSDRVAVFHQGEIQQIAPPRELYEAPHNTFVAQFIGENNRLPGELVSRDGDQCVVRLARGEEVRAMAVNVGAVGEAVSLSIRPERIRINGASESCPNRFSGRIAEFIYLGDHVRIRMEVCGKSDFYVKQPVAELDPELAVGDLVPLGWSVEHVRALDPLQAE
- a CDS encoding ABC transporter substrate-binding protein, whose translation is MKKSLKLAALALGVSCAMPALAVDLTAVSFGGANKAAQIKAFYEPFEKETGNKVLGGEYNGEMAKVKAMVDTRSVSWDLVEVESPELARGCDEGLFEELDPALFGDEDNFIEGAIQPCGVGFFVWSTVLAYNADKLSVAPTGWADFWDVNKFPGKRGLRKGAKYTLEFALMADGVPVKDVYKVLATKEGQDRAFKKLDELKPSIQWWEAGAQPPQYLVSGDVVMSSAYNGRIAAVQGESNLQVVWSGGIYDFDSWAIPRGAKNVELAKKFAAFTVQPEAQKSYSENIAYGPANKQAIDLLAPERLSLMPTTPENIANQVAIDVTFWADYGEQLEQRFNAWAAR
- a CDS encoding ABC transporter permease produces the protein MAAVLPASELPGSNLKQRLARAERFNRLKSKALILPLLLFLLLTFLLPIGALLMRSMDNPEVVGSLPRTVEAIAVWDGRGLPDESVYQAIAADIVEARRNQSLGDLSKRLNMELAGFRSLVSSTARKLPLREEPASYQEAFLDLDERWGDPAYWQVIRRNASSVTPYYLLAALDHRIDDLGELAKATPDQAIYLDIFARTFWMSLVITVICLVLAYPLAYLLANLPTRQGNLLMILVLLPFWTSILVRVAAWIVLLQSGGLINSALMSLGIIEQPLQLVFNRSGVYVAMVHIMLPFMILPIYSVMKGISPSYMRAAVSLGCHPFASFWRVYFPQTLAGVGAGCLLVFILSIGYYITPALLGSPNDQMISYFVAFYTNTTINWGMATALGGLLLAATLVLYVVYSWLVGASKLRLG
- a CDS encoding ABC transporter permease — protein: MLSPYMSPIERLWYYGLRILCALVLLFLILPVLVIVPLSFNSGTFLVYPLQGFSLRWYEDFFMSADWMRSLKNSLIVAPAATLLAMVFGTLAAIGLTRGEFRGKALVMSLLISPMIVPVVIIGVASYLFFAPLGLGNSYLSLILVHAVLGVPFVIITVSATLQGFNHNLVRAAASLGASPLTAFRRVTLPLIAPGVISGALFAFATSFDEVVVTLFLAGPEQATLPRQMFSGIRENLSPTIAAAATLLIGFSILLLLTLEWLRGRSEKLRTSTPE
- a CDS encoding sigma-54 interaction domain-containing protein, encoding MDFDDPEFRELIDALHDGLYITDADGLTLKINSAYERLTGLRSEDVVGRHMQELVEQGVISQSVSLRVLKEGKALSLMQSVSQGKRLLVSGTPIFSEDGKVRYVVSTVRDMTELLRIKHERDELQQLKQLRNSTAKLHAGQRDDLLHASPVASLPASGRVFAQARQVASSDVKVLLQGETGVGKTLIAQYIHKSSPRAAQPFLALNCGALPENLIEAELFGYVAGAFTGAGRKGKRGLLELANQGTVFLDEIGDLPLALQVKLLKVIEESRFIPVGGLELKEVDVRIITATHHDLRRMVAEGRFRADLYYRLNVVPIHIPALRERADEIQPLLQFYLAEFNQRHGRSLTWGLEALDALTEYAWPGNIRELINLVERLVVTCAGETIELFDLPEEVRTARLDGADDHLLPLRKQVENLERRLIGKALVQHKTTREAAKALGLSQATLVQKMKRWEQG